A genomic window from Helicobacter pylori includes:
- the csd3 gene encoding peptidoglycan DD-metalloendopeptidase Csd3, with protein sequence MVFFHKKIILNFIYFLMVAFLCDGVFLKADENIKKQTFNSLMGERLVWDKLTLLGFLEKNHIPQKLYYNLSSQDKELSAEIQSNVTYYTLRDANNTLIQALIPISQDLQIHIYKKGEDYFLDFIPIIFTRKEKTLLLSLQTSPYQDIVKATNDPLLANQLMNAYKKSVPFKRLAKNDKIAIVYTRDYRVGQAFGQPTIKIAMISSRLHQYYLFSHSNGRYYDSKAQEVAGFLLETPVKYTRISSPFSYGRFHPVLKVKRPHYGVDYAAKHGSLIHSASEGRVSFIGVKVGYGKVVEIHLNELRLVYAHMSAFANGLKKGSFVRKGQIIGRVGSTGLSTGPHLHFGVYKNSRPINPLGYIRTAKSKLYGKQREVFLEKAQHSKQKLEELFKTHSFETNSFYLLEGF encoded by the coding sequence ATGGTGTTTTTTCATAAGAAAATTATTTTAAATTTTATCTATTTTTTAATGGTTGCTTTTTTGTGTGATGGAGTTTTTTTAAAAGCCGATGAGAATATTAAAAAGCAAACTTTTAATTCTTTGATGGGTGAAAGGCTTGTGTGGGATAAGCTCACGCTGTTAGGGTTTTTAGAAAAAAACCACATCCCTCAAAAACTTTACTATAACCTAAGTTCTCAAGACAAAGAATTGAGCGCTGAAATTCAAAGCAATGTTACCTACTACACTTTAAGAGACGCTAATAACACGCTTATTCAAGCCCTTATCCCCATAAGCCAGGATTTGCAAATCCATATTTATAAGAAAGGGGAGGATTATTTTTTAGACTTTATCCCCATTATCTTCACTCGTAAAGAAAAAACCCTCCTTCTTTCGTTACAAACTTCGCCCTATCAAGATATTGTCAAAGCCACCAATGACCCCCTTTTAGCCAACCAGTTGATGAATGCGTATAAAAAAAGCGTGCCTTTTAAACGCCTAGCAAAAAACGATAAAATCGCTATCGTTTATACACGAGATTATCGTGTGGGGCAAGCGTTTGGCCAGCCGACTATTAAAATAGCCATGATTAGCTCTCGTTTGCATCAATACTATCTTTTTTCCCATTCAAACGGGCGTTATTACGACTCCAAAGCGCAAGAAGTGGCAGGGTTTTTACTAGAAACCCCTGTGAAATACACCCGCATTTCTTCGCCTTTTTCGTATGGGAGATTCCATCCTGTTTTGAAAGTCAAACGGCCTCATTATGGCGTGGATTATGCGGCTAAACATGGCAGTTTGATCCATTCTGCTTCAGAGGGCCGTGTGAGTTTTATAGGGGTTAAGGTGGGGTATGGGAAAGTGGTTGAAATCCATTTGAATGAATTGCGCTTGGTGTATGCTCACATGAGCGCATTCGCTAATGGGTTGAAAAAAGGATCGTTTGTTAGAAAAGGGCAAATCATAGGGAGAGTGGGGAGTACCGGCTTAAGCACCGGACCGCACTTGCACTTTGGCGTGTATAAAAACTCGCGCCCCATCAATCCTTTAGGCTATATCCGCACCGCTAAAAGCAAGTTATACGGCAAACAAAGAGAGGTTTTTTTAGAAAAGGCTCAGCATTCTAAGCAAAAATTAGAAGAGCTTTTTAAAACCCATTCTTTTGAAACCAATTCATTTTATCTTTTAGAGGGCTTTTAA
- a CDS encoding NUDIX hydrolase codes for MSYFKNIPSQKSLVHHASVSLEPCSSSHYIELKRMHYNEENTKKTWDMIKSLDSVAVLLYEKESDCFVIVKQFRPAIYARHFYFKRDQDQNIDGYTYELCAGLVDKANKSLEEIACEEALEECGYEISPKNLETIGQFYSATGLSGSLQTIYYAEVRESLRVSKGGGIDTEKIEVLFLKKSKALDFIADFQYAKTTGLSLAILWHLKKFKNTKNV; via the coding sequence ATGTCTTATTTTAAAAATATTCCCAGTCAAAAATCTTTAGTCCATCATGCTAGCGTGTCTTTAGAGCCTTGTTCTAGCTCTCATTATATAGAATTGAAACGCATGCATTATAATGAAGAGAATACTAAGAAAACATGGGATATGATTAAGTCTTTAGACAGCGTAGCGGTTTTACTCTATGAAAAAGAATCCGATTGTTTTGTCATAGTGAAACAATTCCGCCCAGCCATTTATGCACGCCATTTTTATTTTAAGCGTGATCAAGATCAAAATATTGACGGATACACTTATGAATTGTGTGCAGGGCTTGTGGATAAAGCCAATAAGAGTTTAGAAGAAATCGCTTGCGAAGAAGCGTTAGAAGAATGCGGTTATGAAATTAGCCCTAAAAACTTAGAAACAATAGGCCAGTTTTATAGCGCGACCGGGTTAAGCGGGAGTTTGCAAACCATTTATTACGCTGAAGTGCGCGAGAGTTTGAGGGTTTCAAAAGGTGGGGGGATTGATACAGAAAAGATTGAAGTGTTGTTTTTAAAAAAATCAAAAGCCCTTGATTTTATAGCGGATTTTCAATACGCTAAAACCACCGGATTGTCTTTAGCCATTTTGTGGCATCTAAAAAAATTTAAAAATACTAAAAATGTTTAA
- the dapB gene encoding 4-hydroxy-tetrahydrodipicolinate reductase, producing MKIGVYGASGRIGKLLLEELKGGYKGLELSSVFVRQKCETDFSSFSHKPLVTNDLKAFVKACECVIDFSLPKGVDSLLDALLECPKILVSGTTGLKEKTLEKMQNLALKAPLLHAHNMSIGIAILNQLAFLASLKLKDADIEIIETHHNLKKDTPSGTALSLYQTCAKARGYDEKNALITHREGLRSKESIGIAALRGGDVAGKHTIGFYLEGEYIELSHTATNRSIFAKGALEVALWLKDKAAKKYEINEMFD from the coding sequence ATGAAAATCGGTGTTTATGGAGCGAGCGGTCGCATAGGGAAATTGCTTTTAGAAGAATTAAAGGGGGGGTATAAGGGCTTAGAGCTATCTAGCGTGTTTGTGCGGCAAAAATGCGAAACAGATTTTAGCTCTTTTTCGCACAAACCCCTAGTAACCAATGATTTAAAAGCGTTTGTCAAAGCTTGCGAATGCGTGATTGATTTTTCTCTCCCTAAAGGCGTGGATAGCTTGCTAGACGCTCTTTTGGAATGCCCTAAAATTTTAGTCTCTGGCACAACCGGTTTGAAAGAAAAAACGCTAGAAAAAATGCAAAATTTAGCCCTAAAAGCGCCGCTTTTGCATGCGCACAACATGTCTATTGGGATCGCTATCCTCAATCAATTAGCCTTTTTGGCTTCTCTGAAATTAAAAGATGCGGATATTGAAATTATAGAAACGCACCACAATCTTAAAAAAGACACCCCGAGCGGCACTGCATTGAGTTTGTATCAAACTTGTGCTAAGGCTAGGGGGTATGATGAAAAAAACGCTCTTATCACTCATAGAGAGGGTTTGCGCTCTAAAGAAAGTATTGGTATAGCCGCTTTAAGGGGGGGTGATGTCGCCGGAAAGCACACGATAGGGTTTTACTTAGAAGGCGAATACATAGAGCTTAGCCATACAGCGACTAACCGATCTATTTTTGCTAAAGGGGCTTTAGAAGTGGCGCTATGGCTTAAAGATAAAGCCGCTAAAAAATATGAAATCAATGAAATGTTTGATTGA
- the hslV gene encoding ATP-dependent protease subunit HslV: MFEATTILGYRGEFNHKKFALIGGDGQVTLGNCVVKANATKIRSLYHNQVLSGFAGSTADAFSLFDMFERILESKKGDLFKSVVDFSKEWRKDKYLRRLEAMMIVLNLDHIFILSGMGDVLEAEDNKIAAIGSGGNYALSAARALDNFAHLEPRKLVEESLKIAGDLCIYTNTNIKILEL; the protein is encoded by the coding sequence ATGTTTGAAGCGACGACGATTTTAGGCTATAGAGGGGAATTTAATCATAAGAAGTTCGCGCTCATTGGAGGCGATGGGCAAGTAACTTTGGGGAATTGCGTGGTTAAAGCCAATGCGACTAAAATCAGAAGTTTGTATCACAACCAGGTTTTAAGCGGGTTTGCCGGGAGCACAGCGGACGCTTTTAGCTTGTTTGATATGTTTGAACGCATTTTAGAGAGCAAAAAAGGGGATTTGTTTAAGAGCGTGGTGGATTTTAGCAAAGAATGGCGCAAAGACAAGTATTTACGCCGATTGGAAGCGATGATGATCGTTTTAAATTTGGATCACATTTTTATTTTGAGCGGCATGGGCGATGTTTTAGAAGCTGAAGACAATAAGATCGCTGCTATTGGGAGCGGAGGGAATTACGCATTGAGCGCGGCTAGAGCTTTAGATAACTTCGCTCACTTAGAGCCTAGAAAACTCGTAGAAGAGTCCTTAAAAATCGCAGGGGATCTTTGCATTTACACCAACACGAATATTAAAATTTTGGAGCTTTAA
- a CDS encoding plasminogen-binding N-terminal domain-containing protein, translating to MLRLLIGLFLASLISLQSASWQEPLRVSIEFVDLPKKIIRFPAHDLKVGEFGFVVTKLSDYEIVNAEVVIIAVENGVATAKFRAFESMKQSHLPTPRMVAKKGDLVYFRQFNNQAFLIAPNDELYEQIKATNTDINFISSDLLVTFLNGFDPKIANLRKACNVYSVGVIYIVTTNTLNILSCESFEILEKRELDTSGITKTSTPFFSRVEGIDAGTLGKLFSGSQSKNYFAYYDALVKKEKRKEVRIEKKEGKIDARENKREIKQEAIKEPKKANQGVENAPTLEEKNYQKAEQKLDAKEERRHLRDEKKKAKATKKAMEFEEREKEYQERDDRETEERRKALGMDKGDEKVKPKSLKETKELNQELVKEPSNENNATQQGEKENQENKDTPVSKENNAKKEEPKLSPKEEKRRLKEEKKKAKAEQRAREFEQRAKEHQERDEKELEERRKALEMNKK from the coding sequence ATGTTAAGGCTTTTGATAGGACTTTTTTTAGCTAGTTTGATAAGCTTGCAATCAGCCTCTTGGCAAGAACCCTTAAGAGTGAGTATAGAATTTGTGGATTTACCCAAAAAAATCATTCGTTTTCCTGCCCATGATTTGAAAGTGGGGGAGTTTGGTTTTGTCGTTACTAAACTTTCAGATTATGAAATCGTTAATGCTGAAGTGGTGATTATTGCCGTTGAAAATGGTGTCGCAACGGCTAAATTCAGAGCGTTTGAATCCATGAAACAAAGCCATTTACCCACCCCAAGAATGGTCGCTAAAAAGGGGGATTTAGTCTATTTCAGGCAATTTAACAACCAAGCGTTTTTGATCGCTCCTAATGATGAACTTTATGAACAAATCAAGGCGACGAATACGGATATTAATTTCATTAGCTCTGATTTGTTGGTTACTTTTTTGAATGGGTTTGACCCAAAAATCGCTAATTTAAGGAAAGCATGCAACGTTTATAGCGTGGGGGTGATTTATATTGTAACCACCAACACGCTTAATATTTTAAGTTGCGAGAGTTTTGAAATTTTAGAAAAAAGAGAGCTGGACACAAGCGGCATTACTAAAACTTCCACGCCGTTTTTTTCTAGGGTTGAGGGCATTGATGCGGGTACGCTTGGGAAACTCTTTTCAGGCAGCCAATCTAAAAACTATTTCGCTTATTATGACGCTTTAGTGAAAAAAGAAAAACGAAAAGAAGTGAGGATTGAAAAGAAAGAAGGAAAAATTGACGCTAGAGAAAATAAACGAGAAATCAAGCAAGAAGCCATTAAAGAGCCTAAAAAAGCCAATCAAGGTGTAGAAAACGCTCCCACTTTAGAAGAGAAAAACTACCAAAAAGCAGAGCAAAAACTTGACGCTAAAGAAGAAAGGCGCCACTTAAGAGATGAAAAGAAAAAAGCCAAAGCCACCAAAAAGGCTATGGAATTTGAAGAAAGAGAAAAAGAGTATCAAGAAAGAGATGATAGGGAGACTGAAGAAAGAAGAAAGGCTTTAGGAATGGATAAAGGAGATGAAAAAGTTAAACCTAAATCTTTAAAAGAGACTAAGGAACTTAATCAAGAACTTGTCAAGGAGCCAAGTAATGAAAATAACGCTACCCAACAAGGCGAAAAAGAAAATCAAGAAAACAAAGACACTCCTGTTTCAAAAGAGAATAACGCTAAAAAAGAAGAGCCAAAACTCAGTCCTAAAGAAGAAAAACGCCGCTTGAAAGAAGAAAAGAAAAAAGCTAAAGCCGAACAAAGAGCGAGAGAATTTGAACAAAGAGCTAAAGAACATCAAGAAAGAGATGAAAAAGAGCTTGAAGAAAGAAGAAAAGCTTTAGAAATGAATAAGAAGTAG
- the hslU gene encoding HslU--HslV peptidase ATPase subunit produces the protein MSKLNMTPREIVAYLDEYIIEQKEAKKFIAIALRNRYRRLQLEKSLQEEITPKNILMIGSTGVGKTEIARRMAKIMKLPFVKVEASKYTEVGFVGRDVESMVRDLVNNSVLLVENEHKEKLKDKIEEAVVEKIAKKLLPPLPSGVSEEKKQEYANSLLKMQQRIVQGELDSREIEIEVRKKSIEIDSNVPPEILRVQENLIKVFHKEQDKVKKTLSVKEAKEALKAEISDTLLDSEAIKMEGLKRAESSGVIFIDEIDKIAVSSKEGSRQDPSKEGVQRDLLPIVEGSVVNTKYGSIKTEHILFIAAGAFHLSKPSDLIPELQGRFPLRVELENLTEEIMYMILTQTKTSIIKQYQALLKVEDVEIAFEDDAIKELAKLSYNANQKSEDIGARRLHTTIEKVLEDISFEAEDYSGQKVTITKELVQSKLGDLVADENLVKYIL, from the coding sequence ATGTCTAAATTGAATATGACCCCAAGAGAGATTGTCGCTTATTTAGATGAGTATATCATTGAGCAAAAGGAAGCTAAAAAGTTTATCGCTATCGCTTTAAGGAATCGTTACAGACGCTTGCAACTGGAAAAATCCTTACAAGAAGAAATCACGCCTAAAAATATTTTAATGATCGGCTCTACCGGTGTGGGTAAAACAGAAATCGCAAGAAGAATGGCAAAAATCATGAAACTCCCCTTTGTGAAAGTGGAAGCGAGCAAATACACGGAAGTGGGTTTTGTGGGGCGCGATGTGGAGTCTATGGTAAGGGATTTAGTCAATAACAGCGTGCTTTTAGTGGAAAATGAGCATAAAGAAAAGTTAAAAGACAAGATTGAAGAGGCGGTTGTAGAAAAGATCGCTAAAAAACTCTTACCCCCATTGCCTAGCGGCGTGAGTGAAGAAAAAAAACAAGAATACGCTAACAGCCTTTTAAAAATGCAACAAAGAATCGTGCAAGGCGAGTTGGATAGTAGAGAAATTGAAATTGAAGTGCGTAAAAAAAGCATAGAGATTGATTCCAATGTGCCGCCTGAAATTTTAAGGGTTCAAGAAAACTTGATTAAGGTTTTTCATAAAGAACAGGATAAAGTCAAAAAAACTTTAAGCGTCAAAGAGGCTAAAGAAGCCCTAAAAGCAGAAATTAGCGACACGCTTTTAGATAGTGAAGCCATTAAAATGGAAGGCTTGAAGCGCGCGGAAAGTTCAGGGGTGATTTTTATTGATGAAATTGATAAGATCGCTGTCAGTTCTAAAGAAGGAAGCCGTCAAGATCCCAGTAAAGAGGGGGTTCAAAGGGATTTGTTGCCGATTGTAGAGGGGAGCGTGGTCAATACGAAGTATGGTTCTATTAAAACAGAGCATATTTTATTCATTGCAGCAGGGGCGTTTCATCTTTCTAAACCAAGCGATTTGATCCCTGAATTGCAAGGGCGTTTCCCTTTAAGGGTGGAGTTAGAAAATTTAACCGAAGAAATCATGTATATGATTTTAACCCAAACTAAAACCTCTATCATCAAGCAATACCAAGCCCTTTTAAAAGTGGAGGACGTAGAAATTGCGTTTGAAGACGATGCGATCAAAGAGTTAGCCAAACTTTCTTATAACGCCAATCAAAAAAGCGAAGATATAGGCGCTAGAAGGTTGCACACCACCATTGAAAAAGTGCTAGAAGACATTAGTTTTGAAGCGGAGGATTATTCGGGGCAAAAGGTTACTATCACTAAAGAATTAGTCCAATCAAAGCTAGGGGATTTAGTGGCTGATGAAAACTTGGTGAAGTATATTTTATAA
- the era gene encoding GTPase Era yields MKTKAGFVALIGKPNAGKSTLLNTLLNAHLALVSHKANATRKLMKCIVPFKDKEGYESQIIFLDTPGLHHQEKLLNQCMLSQALKAMGDAELCVFLASVHDDLKGYEEFLSLCQKPHILALSKIDTATHKQVLQKLQEYQQYASQFLSLVPLSAKKSQNLNALLECISKHLSPSAWLFEKDLMSDEKMRDIYKEIIRESLFCFLSDEIPYESDVIIDQFIEEERIDKVYAHIIVEKESQKKIVIGKNGVNIKRIGTNARLKMQEVGEKKVFLNLQVIAQKSWSKEEKSLQKLGYIPKRDMN; encoded by the coding sequence ATGAAAACTAAGGCGGGCTTTGTAGCTCTTATAGGCAAACCAAACGCTGGAAAAAGCACTCTTTTAAACACTTTATTAAACGCTCATCTAGCCCTTGTTTCGCATAAGGCTAATGCGACCAGGAAATTAATGAAATGCATCGTGCCTTTTAAAGATAAAGAAGGCTATGAGAGCCAAATCATTTTTTTAGACACACCAGGACTCCACCATCAAGAAAAATTACTCAACCAATGCATGCTCTCACAGGCTTTAAAAGCGATGGGCGATGCTGAATTGTGCGTGTTTTTAGCTTCTGTGCATGATGATTTAAAAGGGTATGAAGAGTTTTTGAGTTTGTGCCAAAAACCCCACATTTTGGCTTTGAGTAAGATTGACACAGCCACGCACAAGCAAGTTTTACAAAAATTGCAAGAGTATCAACAATACGCTTCGCAATTCTTGTCTTTAGTGCCTTTGAGCGCGAAAAAATCTCAAAATTTAAACGCGCTTTTAGAATGCATTAGCAAGCATTTAAGCCCTAGTGCATGGCTTTTTGAAAAGGATTTAATGAGCGATGAAAAAATGCGCGATATTTATAAGGAAATCATTAGGGAGAGTTTGTTTTGTTTTTTGAGCGATGAAATCCCTTATGAAAGCGATGTGATCATTGATCAATTTATAGAAGAAGAACGCATAGACAAGGTGTATGCGCATATCATCGTAGAAAAAGAAAGCCAAAAAAAAATCGTGATAGGCAAAAACGGGGTGAATATCAAACGCATCGGGACTAACGCGCGATTGAAAATGCAAGAAGTGGGCGAAAAAAAAGTTTTTTTAAACTTGCAAGTGATCGCTCAAAAATCATGGAGCAAGGAAGAAAAAAGCTTGCAAAAACTGGGTTATATCCCTAAAAGGGATATGAATTGA
- a CDS encoding C-terminal helicase domain-containing protein, protein MRLEVKKYDFKNFDKPKIDTVDAFQGEEADIIIYSTVKTYGNLSFLLDSKRLNVAISRAKENLIFVGKKSFFENLQSDENNLFSAILQACR, encoded by the coding sequence TTGCGATTAGAAGTAAAAAAATACGACTTTAAGAATTTTGACAAACCCAAAATAGACACCGTGGATGCCTTTCAGGGCGAGGAGGCAGACATCATTATTTATTCCACCGTAAAGACTTATGGTAATCTTTCTTTCTTGCTAGATTCTAAACGCTTGAATGTAGCTATTTCTAGAGCAAAAGAAAATCTCATTTTTGTGGGTAAAAAGTCTTTCTTTGAGAATTTGCAAAGCGATGAAAATAATCTCTTTAGCGCTATTTTGCAAGCTTGTAGATAG
- a CDS encoding R.Pab1 family restriction endonuclease yields MSLIKIDYDKKVIKIPIPLTSISGKVRVKTRHAFSDYGISTATRKIPFSLKHYVEWQIGYDVPITDREKFELTTLKDEKYHFLGANGKIKTLYELSEIIYYAKQLNLISLKNLENNLEYLEKQKQFIEDHFMITRERFRPHQFGGMDFELSRISYPLLIRSFNDNQLSEIVIREQQYGSKTQAMLYFCFSVLELKTATPLLNRTATLKEHALLVINQNNASIFLEMLKIFGLLSQAHHNDVLKILKKILEN; encoded by the coding sequence GTGAGTTTGATTAAGATTGATTATGATAAAAAAGTGATTAAAATACCCATTCCTTTAACTTCAATTTCAGGCAAAGTGCGTGTGAAAACTAGACATGCCTTTAGCGATTATGGTATTTCAACAGCGACCAGAAAAATCCCTTTTAGTTTAAAACATTATGTAGAGTGGCAAATCGGTTATGATGTCCCCATCACAGATAGAGAAAAGTTTGAACTCACTACCTTAAAAGATGAGAAATACCATTTTTTAGGGGCTAATGGTAAAATAAAAACTCTTTATGAGTTGAGTGAAATTATTTATTATGCCAAACAATTGAATTTGATCAGTTTAAAAAATTTAGAAAATAATTTAGAATATTTAGAAAAACAAAAACAATTTATAGAAGATCATTTTATGATTACAAGAGAAAGATTTAGACCTCACCAATTTGGTGGCATGGATTTTGAACTTTCACGCATTTCTTATCCCTTGCTTATTCGTTCTTTTAACGATAATCAATTAAGTGAAATCGTTATTAGAGAGCAACAATACGGCTCTAAAACCCAAGCCATGTTGTATTTTTGCTTTTCTGTTTTAGAATTAAAAACCGCTACTCCTTTATTAAATAGGACGGCTACACTCAAAGAACATGCCCTTTTAGTTATCAACCAAAATAACGCTTCCATTTTTTTAGAAATGCTTAAAATTTTTGGACTTTTAAGCCAAGCGCACCATAATGATGTGTTAAAGATTTTAAAAAAAATACTTGAAAATTAA
- a CDS encoding L,D-transpeptidase family protein, translated as MKKILSALSALLMGFVGLIASDRLSEIVRLYQKQGLEVVGQKLDSYLADKSFWLEELQNKDTDFGYYQNKQFLFVADKSKPSLEFYEINDNMLKKINSSKALVGSKKGDKTLEGDLATPIGVYRITQKLERLDQYYGVLAFVTNYPNLYDTLKKRTGHGIWVHGMPLNGDRNELNTKGCIAIENQLLSSYDKVLKGEKAFLITYENKFFPSTKEELSMILSALFQWKDAWAKGDFERYMGFYNPNFTRYDGMKFNAFKEYKKRVFAKNEKKNIAFSSINVIPYPNSQNKRLFYVVFDQDYKAYQHNKLSYSSNSQKELYIEIENNQASIVVEK; from the coding sequence TTGAAAAAAATATTATCGGCTTTATCGGCTCTGTTAATGGGCTTTGTGGGATTGATTGCTAGTGATCGTTTGTCAGAGATTGTGCGGCTTTATCAAAAACAAGGCTTAGAAGTGGTGGGTCAAAAGCTGGATTCTTATTTAGCGGATAAATCTTTTTGGCTAGAAGAGCTTCAAAATAAGGACACGGATTTTGGCTATTATCAAAACAAGCAGTTTTTATTTGTGGCGGATAAATCCAAGCCTAGTTTAGAGTTTTATGAAATCAATGACAACATGCTTAAAAAAATCAACAGCTCTAAAGCCCTCGTAGGCTCTAAAAAGGGCGATAAAACTTTAGAGGGCGATTTGGCCACGCCTATTGGAGTGTATCGCATCACGCAAAAATTAGAACGCTTGGATCAATATTATGGCGTTTTGGCTTTTGTAACGAATTACCCTAATTTGTATGACACCTTGAAAAAACGCACTGGGCATGGCATTTGGGTGCATGGAATGCCTTTAAATGGCGATCGAAATGAGTTGAACACCAAGGGTTGCATTGCGATTGAAAACCAACTTTTAAGCTCTTATGATAAAGTATTGAAAGGCGAAAAAGCGTTCCTTATCACCTATGAAAACAAGTTTTTCCCTAGCACCAAAGAAGAACTGAGCATGATTTTAAGCGCCCTTTTTCAATGGAAAGACGCTTGGGCTAAAGGCGATTTTGAACGCTACATGGGTTTTTATAACCCCAATTTCACTCGCTATGACGGCATGAAATTCAACGCTTTTAAAGAATATAAAAAAAGGGTGTTTGCAAAAAACGAAAAAAAGAATATCGCTTTTTCTTCTATCAATGTGATCCCTTACCCCAATTCTCAAAACAAACGCCTGTTTTATGTGGTGTTTGACCAAGATTACAAAGCCTACCAACACAACAAGCTCTCTTATAGCTCCAATTCTCAAAAAGAACTTTATATAGAAATTGAAAACAACCAAGCGTCTATTGTGGTGGAAAAATAA
- the glcD gene encoding glycolate oxidase subunit GlcD, with protein MLEKQHIQYFKNLVGEEDFFTDLAHLNAYCYDATKERHLPSGVIFPKNEREISQILRYCNEHRLIVVPRGAGSGFTGGALSVSGGLILSVEKHLDKILEIDTKNLIARVEPGVINKHFQNEVEKLNLFYPPDPASENQSTLGGNVAENAGGMRAAKYGITKDYVMALRVVLANGEVIRAGKKTIKDVAGFNVAGLMIASEGCLGVISEITLKLLAKPPLKQSAMGVFNRIEDAMNAVYKTMSSGVTPVAMEFLDNLSIKAVEERFSKGLPKDAGAILITQVDGVVKEQIAWQLNEVEKHFKANGCVGFKVAQNEQEEQDLWFSRRNASQSISVYGKKKLNEDVTVPRASLPSLLQEVAKISQKYGFKIPCFGHTGDGNVHVNIMLEDPKKDLEKGHKAMEEIFQAAINLEGTLSGEHGIGLSKAKFMPLAFNDSEMELFRNIKKALDPNNILNPFKMGL; from the coding sequence ATGTTAGAAAAACAACACATTCAGTATTTTAAAAACTTAGTAGGGGAAGAGGATTTTTTCACTGATTTAGCGCATTTGAACGCTTATTGTTATGACGCTACCAAAGAAAGGCATTTGCCTAGCGGCGTGATTTTCCCTAAAAACGAGCGAGAAATCAGCCAGATTTTAAGATATTGCAACGAGCACCGCCTTATCGTTGTGCCTAGGGGGGCTGGGAGCGGTTTTACAGGGGGAGCGTTGAGCGTGAGTGGGGGGCTAATTTTAAGCGTAGAAAAGCATTTGGACAAAATTTTAGAGATTGACACTAAAAATTTAATCGCTAGGGTAGAACCGGGCGTGATCAACAAGCATTTCCAAAACGAAGTGGAAAAATTAAACTTATTCTACCCCCCAGATCCAGCGAGTGAAAATCAAAGCACTTTGGGGGGGAATGTCGCTGAAAATGCCGGTGGCATGCGCGCGGCTAAATATGGCATCACTAAAGATTATGTCATGGCTTTAAGGGTGGTTTTAGCCAATGGCGAAGTGATAAGGGCAGGTAAAAAAACGATTAAAGATGTTGCAGGCTTTAATGTTGCAGGGCTGATGATCGCTAGTGAGGGGTGTTTGGGCGTGATTTCTGAGATCACTTTAAAGCTTTTAGCCAAACCGCCCCTAAAACAAAGCGCGATGGGGGTTTTTAACCGCATTGAAGACGCCATGAACGCTGTTTATAAAACAATGAGTAGCGGCGTTACGCCTGTGGCGATGGAATTTTTGGATAATTTGAGCATCAAAGCGGTTGAAGAGAGGTTTTCTAAAGGCTTGCCTAAAGACGCTGGAGCGATACTCATCACTCAAGTGGATGGCGTGGTGAAAGAGCAGATTGCATGGCAACTCAATGAGGTAGAAAAGCATTTTAAAGCCAATGGTTGCGTTGGTTTTAAAGTGGCGCAAAACGAACAAGAAGAGCAGGATTTATGGTTTTCAAGGCGTAACGCTTCCCAAAGTATTAGCGTTTATGGTAAAAAGAAGTTGAATGAAGACGTTACCGTTCCTAGGGCGAGTTTGCCGAGTTTGTTGCAAGAAGTCGCTAAAATCAGCCAAAAATACGGCTTTAAAATCCCTTGCTTTGGCCATACAGGCGATGGCAATGTGCATGTGAACATCATGCTAGAAGATCCTAAAAAAGATTTAGAAAAAGGCCATAAGGCTATGGAAGAGATTTTTCAAGCCGCTATTAATTTAGAGGGGACTTTAAGCGGGGAGCATGGTATAGGCTTGTCTAAAGCCAAATTCATGCCTTTAGCGTTTAATGATAGCGAAATGGAGCTTTTTAGGAATATTAAAAAAGCCCTTGATCCTAATAATATTTTAAACCCTTTTAAAATGGGGTTGTAA